The following are encoded together in the Columba livia isolate bColLiv1 breed racing homer unplaced genomic scaffold, bColLiv1.pat.W.v2 Scaffold_153, whole genome shotgun sequence genome:
- the LOC135577842 gene encoding olfactory receptor 14A16-like, with the protein MCFFLLNVSVIDLGCISTIVPKAMGNSLWETRAISYEGCATQIFLFISLLAAEFEFLTVMSYDRYVAICKPLHYGTLLGSRACVHMAAAAWGSCFFYALLNTANTFSIPLCQSNSLGQFFCEIPQILELSCTHSYLRELGIIVVGVLVAFCCFVFIVVSYVQIFRAVLRIPSEQGRHKAFSTCLPHLAVVSLFISIGALAYLKPSSISSPSLDLAVSFLYSVVPPTVNPLIYSVRNQELKDALWKLMAECISKAINFLSSAHHS; encoded by the coding sequence ttcttcctgctcaacgtCTCTGTCAttgacctgggctgcatctccaccattgtccctaAAGCCATGGGCAACTCCCTCTGGGAgaccagggccatctcatatGAAGGATGTGCTACACAGATCTTTCTGTTTATCTCTCTTCTTGCAGCAGAGTTTGAATTTCTCACcgtcatgtcctatgaccgctacgttgccatctgcaaacccctgcactacgggaccctcctgggcagcagagcttgtgtccacatggcagcagctgcctggggcagCTGTTTTTTCTATGCTCTTCTGAACacagccaatacattttcaataCCACTTTGCCAAAGTAAttccctgggccagttcttttgtgaaatcccccagatcctcgaGCTCTCCTGCACACATTCCTATCTCAGGGAATTGGGGATTATTGTGGTTGGTGTATTAGTAGcgttttgctgttttgtgttcatcgtggtgtcctatgtgcagatcttcagggccgtgctgaggatcccctctgagcagggacggcacaaagccttttccacctgcctccctcacctggccgtggtctctcTCTTTATCAGCATTGGTGCATTAGCCTACCTGAAACCTTCTTCCAtctcatccccatccctggacctggcaGTATCATTTCTGTATTCAGTGGTTCCTCCaacagtgaaccccctcatctacagcgtgaggaaccaggagctcaaggatgccctgtggaaactAATGGCTGaatgcatttcaaaagcaataaacTTCCTGTCTTCTGCACATCACTCGTGA